From a single Paenibacillus sp. FSL W8-0426 genomic region:
- a CDS encoding GntR family transcriptional regulator: MQFPSSWLQGASRGEAIACELRLRIISGELRPGETLSENRIAADYESSRSPVREALRTLSNEGLIRLERMGVVVLGLKISDVEELYDVRFLIESFVQQRLANNVPVQLLTQLRNTIDKMELAGRHRDAIEFAHQDLTFHEAIIEAAKHTRISHLWRSIRYVVMTVMLLTTRRVFAQGEQKISDVIHKHRLLLKALESGDKEQIQAGVRAYFKDSGKTLHESFES; the protein is encoded by the coding sequence ATGCAGTTTCCTTCTTCCTGGCTGCAGGGAGCTTCCCGCGGGGAAGCGATTGCCTGCGAATTGAGGTTGCGCATCATCAGCGGGGAACTCCGCCCCGGTGAAACGTTGTCGGAAAACCGGATTGCCGCTGATTATGAAAGCAGCCGTTCTCCCGTGCGCGAAGCATTGCGTACACTGTCGAATGAAGGCTTGATTCGACTGGAGCGTATGGGCGTGGTTGTGCTCGGCTTGAAAATCAGCGATGTTGAAGAGCTATATGACGTCCGTTTTTTGATCGAGAGCTTTGTGCAGCAACGGTTGGCGAACAATGTACCCGTACAACTGCTGACGCAGCTTCGCAATACGATTGACAAAATGGAACTTGCCGGACGGCACAGGGACGCCATCGAGTTTGCCCATCAGGATCTGACTTTTCACGAGGCGATCATTGAAGCGGCCAAGCACACCCGGATCTCCCATTTATGGAGAAGCATCCGATACGTCGTCATGACGGTGATGCTGCTTACGACCCGCAGGGTTTTCGCTCAGGGCGAACAAAAAATAAGCGATGTCATTCATAAGCATCGCCTGCTCCTCAAGGCACTTGAATCGGGGGATAAAGAACAGATTCAAGCCGGAGTCCGCGCCTACTTCAAAGATTCGGGCAAGACGCTTCATGAAAGCTTTGAGTCATGA